The Branchiostoma lanceolatum isolate klBraLanc5 chromosome 3, klBraLanc5.hap2, whole genome shotgun sequence DNA segment CAGATCATTATCCTCTGACTCTGAGAATACAAAATGACATTATTTGGAGTTAATTTTGAATGttcttatttttttgtttgcatgACATGTATCTATTGTGTTTTAGGCTTGAGAAGCTTAAGACCTTGGACAGTGTCGGTATAAAACCCAGGTAATGGGTGAGAGATGTGTGTGCAATCTTCCCCAACTCCGGTGTTGTGATGTCCAGAGTGCTCTGTTATGTAGTCACGTCCCTGTCCCACTAACCTCCTCCTGTGTGCCAGTAATACTGTGTGCCACTTCTTGCTTGCACAGCTTGCTGCTATTGATGATCAATGGTTTCAACATATTGCTATCATTTATAGATTTTTACAGACTGAGTCACTCACTGTACTCCTTTGTCTCGGACATATGTTTTGCAGCCATAATGAATAGATATTTAGATTGATATCCTCGAGATAACATAAGTGTTTTTACTGATTGATTATTTTGATTCTAATTAATGCATTCTTGCTAGAAAAGCATCTTTTTTAGTCGCTATATGTATATGCTTCAAATGTACGTCGAGTGATTACTTGATTTTTTGCCAGATAAATAAtgataaggctgcaccaagtaatttttatggatgacgtcctttggagaccctaaatctaatgcgagagcgcgaaaaaaaaacaagaagggccgaaaaaaacaagatgcctagaatttaaatataatagtcgacgacacatgttaggacacaaattaaatgagagaacacagtgtaacaactaacaattattttattcatcatgaaaacagcaataatttgaataaatcagttgaaattGAACAgaagttgttgtcctgtcctctttctttccatatcccattgatttgcggcactgtcgtaactttttggtcatagttacaggagcggaatttcttgtttttttttctgggaacagaccaaaatcaatgcgcgcgcggacgtcatccataaaaattacttggtgtagcctaatgaTGTTTGCTGTGCTTTTCATTGGCAGCTAAATCCATTGTTACAATCATTTTTGGTCTCTTTAACTAAATTGATACATTGATCATGCGCCcaggcctacatgtacatgtgtgttgccTTCACAATTGTGCGACATGCTaagctttcaatttttttcatgtaaatCGTACCCAAACTCTGAAGTAGTGAAACAATGTAAATGTGAAAACTCACAATCGCACAAATACAATGACAATTGCCCAAGGGCATAACACAACTTGTTTAATTCATTGGcaacattttttcattgtaATGTTGGAGTTGTGGGCTCAATCAGTAGCTACATGTCATATGACATTATTTTTTCGGTATactttgaattctttttttgacatttttaggaTCCTAAAGTTTCCtttctacatactagtatagcctgggtgccatcctagctAGCTCCAATGCTTCTTTTTCACCAACTGTTGGTAAGCAGGGAGTATGAGAGCCATGGTAAACTACTAGTAACAAGAGTGGCACCCAGGCTTTTATACTAGTACCTAACCTTGTTGGTACATATTTTGGTCCTGTATTATGCAAGTTACATCAAAAGACCAATGCTGTTTGCAAGGTTGCTACCAAAAGATATTACTGAGCAGTGTGCAAGTTCAGGGATAATGATATGCAATGATTTTGAGTTGCATTTGTGAGCACCCAAAATGCCCATTGGAAGGAGGAGGTTGATGTTTGAGATAATAGCTGTAAATGACACAAAGGTAGTCACCattcagaaaatacatgtacatgtaggaagagGTTTAGATATATTGTCACATATTCATAGAAGAAATGCATAGGAGTTTTCGCCAGACTACTTATATATGCTGATCCCTTCCTTATTAACCTTTGTGTGCTTCACTAGAATTACTATAATTATAAATGATACAAAGGTAGTTGCTATTCAGAAAGTATGAGTGTTGCAAGAATGTTACCAAAGGAAGAGGTTCAGTATAATGTCACATGTTCAAAGGAAAAAATGGTTAAGCACAGGAATTTTTGTCAGACCACCTTTATTTGCTGATCCCTCCCTACACCTGTGTGCTTCACTAGAATAACCAATGAAGATCGTTGTCAGAACTGACTTCAATGTATAAGTTAAGATGTTataaaagattttttaaaaattgaactgtgtgtgtgtgtttgtctggtGTAGGGTATTTGTGAACAGAAGCCTCAGACTGGACAAGATCAAGTTCTATGGCTTTGACATGGACTACACCCTAGCAGGTGAGAACATTCTTTTCCAGAACTTAAAAACTATCCATAGTCATCTTTAAACCCACCTACATTAACTGAATCTACTTCCTAACCAGGTTTGATATTGGAGAGTTTGTATAGATGTACTGTATCATTGATGCATTGATTCCTGTGGATTATAATCCCACAAACTACTctaacagtaactgtagatTGGTTATGGATTTATCACAAACAGTGCTACAGGCTTAGTTTTCTTAGGTACACACCCTTGTTATTTTCTCAAAATAACATGAAACATAGCTTTTTACTGACAGGAATTGAAACATTGTATTTTAATACAATACTGTATGAATGAGCATTAATGTAGAATTGTTGTAGGTACAGCTGCAAAACTGCAGACCTTAATCTccggtgtttgtttttttgttcaccAAAGTGTACAAGTCACCCGAGTACGAGTGCCTGGCCTTTGACGCGGTGGTGAAGAGAATGGTGGATATTGGCTACCCTGAGGTGAGCTCTGCAATACATGTGTGCTTGCAGCTGGAGGAAATGATGTACACCTTTCTATGAACACTTTTCGTCTTATCTCCATATTGGATTGTTACCAGTATTCAAGCTAGCATGTTCATATTAATACTATTGATGAAAGTATAAGAACATGCTAACTTGAATATGGTGACAATCCCATGGCCATACTTAGTCCCTTCCATCAGACTTGGTATGGTATAGAAGATTGGTAATGACACTCTGTCAATAGTATTAAACATGCAGTTGTCTAAAATATTATTTCAGACCTTACAGAAGTCAGTCTGTGTAGTTACTTTAGCACATATAACAATCCCATGGTGTTTTCTTTCAGGAGCTGTTGAAGTTTGAGTATGACCCCAGCTTCGCTGTCCGGGGCTTGTGGTTTGACAGGACTCATGGGAACCTGCTCAAGGCAAGCATAGGCTCATCTGTCCCAGTCAGCAAAATCAATACTGTAATGTAGGATCGATGGGGGGTAAAGATTATCTGTCAAAGGTCAACATATAGTGTATCTGGTGTGTCTTGTTCTTCTGAAGCCTCTTATTTGGTCACAAAATGCCAAGAGGTAAAGTTATACTTTGATAAGTTAAACTCTGTATCTTTATCAATATTATAGCAAGTATAGCCACCCTTTGGCatcacacaccagcttcacaggcacatgGCACAgcctatatatggcctccgttggtcagtattgaccatggtaaaatcctaattcacaacagctcTACAGCACAGCAGCACCTGGTTATATGACACTGACGACCTACCACACcgaacctttgcacatctagcagcaagcattgtttaaagctatcttgtGAGGATGCCCCTAGTGTTCTTGGTgccaacgagttccactctatgatagttatagggaaaaacaaattttaaacacATTAATCCTGgattgataactctggtacttgaagacatagctatttcttgttcttttctgagttGGTATTTGATACCTAGTAGTTTCTTAGTCATTTAGCACATCATGCAGAGTCTGGAAATCTTCCTTCTGCCTTGACatccactgtagatctgtttaGAAATGTAATTCAGAGCTGGGCTAGAGTTACATTGTGTGTTACAGAGCTGGCTGTACATGCATGTTGAATCTGTGGCCTAAGTGCAAGTAGGATGTCTAGTGTATAGAAATTATAAGACTTAGTACATTTCACTTAACATCAGTCTTTCACTAAATAACAAGATCACCTTGCTGTTCCCTCAGGTGGACCCATATGGCAACATTCTGGTGTGTGTTCATGGATTCCATTTCATGTCAGCGTGAGTACAGATGGCATTGTTCATATCacctgtacgtgtgtgtgtgttcctttAAGTTGTGTTTATCCTACACTACCTCTGTGAAAAATATTTGCTCAGAGAAAGGGATCAAGATGAACATATACAGTGTCAGCATTTATTAGATATTCTTCTACATTTCTGTTGAAAAGATAATCCAAATATGTCTTTTTCTATCTTAACTCGAAAGATTCTTAGAACATTGCATCTTAAAGGATTCTCATAGATTTCTTAAGAAATTCTATGGTATTCAATAAGTCTTGTCTGTGTTTTGCTATGTATTCTAACTTAGTTTCCCTTTTTGGTCCCATATTCAACCATGAGAGCAGTGCAATAAGAATGAGTTTGAATCATTTATGTACTATAGTTTTTATGTGCATGTACTTAAAATATTGTTATTgcttgttatgctgtccatgtcaaaatttcactgtaatgtcttgtctttgtcagcagggctagccctttgtaatagccacaggctagttgggcagtccTGGCTGTAtttgctgaacagccaaaccaataaatgaataaataactgattttgtggcgtcgtgtggcgcaagtgtagagcgcgcggctgtcaaacaatgggacctgggatctaatcccaggttgtgcccagagacatgtccgaacttgcgcccggactttgtgcccttgggaaaggcacttaacacagctttcctcacttcactcacatactcatgagtacctagctcttctagggttagggacgtccctcggataggacgttaaatggaggtcccgtgtttgaggagagtcacaccttgagcacgtaaaaaaactcaccacatctttcgaaaaagagcaggggcatgccccggtgtgaatGGAcccaaaacattccggcctaaatggggtagggaatttcccgagcagcctttgtaacccctgcttctcctaatgggtcagtgaagtcaatacttgtctcgagcattgatatttctaacctagggtgaagaaatgctgcaacagtaacaattgagccgcctttcttcgtaaatcgatggcaacatcaggctcttacgaattgattaaaaaataaaataagataaataaatgaataaataaatagtgaTGAGTTATAATATAATGATCCATGTTGATCTTGGCCTGCCATGGCTGAACAGTGCAGAGATCAGTGAGCTGTACCCCAACAAGTTCATCCAAGCCCAGCCCAATGACGACAGGATCTTTGTACTCAACACCTTATTCAACCTGCCTGAGACCTACCTCGTGGCCTGCCTGATAGACTACCTGACCAATGCTCCTGGACATGTCATGTAAGTATGCCAAAGCAATCAAAACACTTGTTGTaccctactacatgtagaatTAGTAGAGCGTTGCTGCCAAATTGGAGTCTTGAGAGCAAGAGTCAAGAACACATTGGATATTAGATGTGTAGGTTGACTATACTGTGTCCGTTACTTCCCATCCAGGGAGAAGACAGGAGTGCGGATCGGGGATGTGTTCATGTCATACATGGGTATTCACAATGATGTCAGAGCAGCTGTGGACTGGGTACACATGAAGGTGAGAAACAGTCAAGGCACACAGATAATGGGGTGAGAAACAGTCAAGGCACACAGATAATGGGGCAAGTGAGAAACAGTCAAGGCACACAGATAATGGGGCAAGAAGAACAACATGAATGCAGACAAAGGGAGATCAACAACTAGTTTTTCAGTACCTTGGATAGATTGAATGTACATGAATTATGGCAATATCAATCCTTACGTCTTTTAGATTCTTTTATACATGTTTGTGAATGCTTTAAATCTGGACAATAGTAGTGGTGTGTGTGGTGTGAACAAAGTTTTTCAATGTTGTGTTCCTTTGGAATAGGACTAAAGATTATATTACCCATGTCTACATGAGTGTGTTGGACAATTTCTTACCTTCCAGTGTGAAACAGTAAGTTTTCTTGTGTGTTTCCAGGGTTCCATGAAGCAGGAGACGGTTGACAACATGGACAAGTATGTCGTCAAGGAACCCAAGATTCCCATGCTGCTccacaggtcagaggttaagtCCTGCAGGTTTAGGGACATAAGTGCTGATTtagattgattttgttttgaaaaggaAGGAAATCAGTATTTCTATAATCACCTAATTCTGGAATTAATCtagtaatttttttctgtcaatgtACAGTTGTCTTAAACTCTATTCAATCAGTGTCTATATTATAAAAAATTTTAAAGCTGGAAAAATGCATCGTCACGAAGCAGACATTGTGCCTCCTCTGATTTAATTTTCTGTGGATTAGTTTGCGTAGGAAAATGTTTTTAGCTTTATGATGTTATTTTCTGTCCGACTGTACCTGTACATCGTTTTCTTTGTTGCAGAATGCGTGAAGCCGGTGCTAAAGTGTTCCTTGTAACAAACAGTGACTACTGGTACACAGAGGTGAGTACCAGCCAATGTTCAGTTTGGCATTATCTCTCCTGGAAATTCACTGGAATTGTTTCTTGCTTTATttctctgttatgtttggtaaaAAATGTGAACAATCATCAGGACTATATACCCATGTTTTTTCTTGAAGTGTCCTTCATGATCCTTTCTGGTCTGGCCCTTATGACTGGATAAACCTGCATGACGTGTTCCTTTTGTCCCAACGTAAGATGCTTTGACCCCCTTGTGTAATGAGCAGACACTGACTTGCACTTGATGTAGTATGATACACTACTTAAACAGCATGTGCGCCCTACAAGGCCTAACTCCCATTATCCATACAGGACTGTGCTGGTGCTGGTGAACCAGTCACTGCTGACTAGTACTTACTACCTCCACTTGTTGCTATGGGTGTTGTATGACAACCAAGCTATGGGTAACAATACGGTGCCGGGACTGTACGACAGAATTTTAGTCATGATTATTGTTTCGTATTGGAAAGATTTTATAACCTGCAGTGGAGAAAGAGATGTTCTGTTTTGTGTTAAGGAGTAGACTGCCATGTTCTGTTCAGTCTCTGCACTAATCTAGGACTTCAGTTGTAAAATTGCAAAAGCAAAGCATTAGGTTTGTAGAAGACAAAGTGATAAAAAATGAACTTCTAAGAGTgtgaaatgctttttcttacaaaggaatgaaaaaaatcagttgTAAACAACTTATAAAGTCAGAATTATACCATATTCTGCAACACTTATTTTTTGGCTTTGTTTAAGATCAAAAACTGTAAGATGTACAAAACTTTTTAGGCATGGCAGGGACtctcttaaagtttgttttttgttggtgttgttgtcttttatgatttttttctccaactGAATTCAAGAACACTTAGTATGACCCTTCTTTTTTGCAGAAAGTCATGACGTACCTGTTTGACTTCCCACATGGCCCAACGGTAAGAGAAGTTGTCACTCTTCTTTTGTCATACTTGACCAACCTTCTTTCTTTGTAAATCTTATGTCTGCTTTCTTTTGTCCATCCCGTCCTGCATGAAATCTTCTTATAAGACCTTATTAATTCAATCATGAGCAGGTTCCGGATTGTATGATCTGTTTGGtaaaatatcatattatatctgCCTCAATATTATGTATACTGCATGTTTCAGAATGTGCAATACTTGTAACATTTGTAAAAGGTGCCTGcgtttaaaaaaattgtgtgtTCTCAAGGGATAACTACAATAGAGTAAACAACCACTTTGTCATGTCTCTTTGTTAGCGAGATTCCTCAGCTGTATGTGATGTTACATGTTTATGTTGTCATGTTAACATTGCAGATAGAATATTTGTACCCGCTAAACCTGGGGTGTCTGTTTGCGTAAACATTATACTAATATATCAACTTATTAAATGAAGGACAGCATGGTATAAATCCTGTGGCAATTGTAGCTGTAGCACAGGGTATAACCCAGAACTACCTGATGTATTTGTAAGCAGTGAGAGACCTTCTTTAGGGCAGGTGGCTGAAGACTCATCGCAGAAAATATTAAAAGCCACCAGTCCCTCTTCTGTGGGCTTTTAGTCATTCTGTCCCATTGATTCTTGCACACTTTTCCAGGATTCTAATGGATACATTCCAAATAATGGGCCCACCATCAAGCCAACGGGAAAGATGAAGGTTTGATGCTGCCCTGTTATGGTTCCCCCAAAATAACGTGTTGACACAAACTTTTTATTTCTAttcccattttttttttaatgcacaaCATTTAACTGTTCAACAGATAGGTATTGTACTAATGCtacatcatgatttttttttacacaactttgtacatgtagaaactgCACAATTATTGTACATGATGTAATATACGGTACTTCCcattttgacagaaaaaaaggttaTTTATGCATGTTAGTCGTTCATATGTCTTTTTTCCAGCCCTGCTTGTACAATATACGTTAAACCCAAACTTCAGACAGGTACATAAGAGACAACAAAAACCGCTACAAAGGCCAGATGTGCTTGTGCTACAGCTGGAAAACACTAACAGCTTATTATTTGTGAAATTGGAACTATCTGTTAGCATTTGTAAATAATTTCTTTCAGAAAGACTGTAGAAAAGTAACATGGAAAACTGATCTTGTGAATAGATGTCAGGTAAACCGCTTTGCCTATCCAGTGTCAAGAGCTGAACAAGCTTTGAACATGAATTGCATCTGTGACGCTGTTCAGAGACTGCATTAACCATTTGTATCTAAGTCCCAAGTGCAAGGGCTCCATCATTGTATGACATTAACTTCTAATCTTTTGAAAACATTCTAAGGTAGCTGAATGTCACGTTTGCTTTTagaatgttttgaatttttctttacttATCTACCTATTGGAGAAAGGTAGCATCTGGGACCAGACTGTTccttaattttgtttcttgttttcaatTGTTCGAGAGGATCTGTCTGCATGGCCATCCTCACCCCATAGCAGCTGGATGTTTAGAGGACAAACCCGGAAGGATTGTGCAGATCCAGTTGTGTGAAAATGTGTTTTAGGTCCAATAATTGACACAATTCTTATTCTTCTGTCCTATATGTTCTCTGGGCAAAAATAGTTGTTTTCAGTCCTTCTGGTAcaattttcacacacatgtatacttGACAATCCTTCCTGGTCCATCCACAGTACTAAATGCTGGACATGGAGCCATGTATTGACCCAAATTTCACGACATGCCAAGATGGTGTAGAAATAGCATCTCACATCAAACCTGCTCTTCATAAGGTATGCTGGACTGCTCAATAATGTATGCTGTTCTTTTGACTAGAATGATGCCCCCTGGAGGCCCTGGAAGAGCTACTTTGATGCTATCATTGTGGATGCCAGGAAGCCACTGTTCTTTGGGGAGGGCACACCTCTCAGGAAGGTGGACTGCGTAAGTCTCATGGGACAAAATTAGATGCAATCTTACTATCTTAGGTAGAACGCAGTATTCTAACAACCTCTTTTGTGTATACCGGTTAGCCTTGAAAGTGCTTATTGTTGATGAAGTCTTGACTGCTTAAATAGCCTTGGTGAACAGCTTCTTTGTCATCTTCAAATTTACAAATGTCACCAAGTCATCGACTTTTGTAGCTCAGAAATTGCTAGGTTTTTATCAATGTTTAGTATAAGTTACCGCTTGCAAGTGCTTAGTTTATATCAGCGTTACTACTGACTGATTTATATAATTACAGATTCAGCCTACTCAGTTTGTCCCACTGCTTGTGCCCCACAGGAGACAGGGAAGCTGGCGTTGGGGAGTTACATCGGCCAGATGCAGCCCAACACGGTGTACTGTGGAGGGAACTCGGAGCTGCTGTCAGAGATCATGGGGGCTAAGGGGAAGGACGTGCTATATGTCGGAGACCACATCTTCGGAGACATCCTGAAGTCCAAGAAGTCCCATGGCTGGAGAACATTCCTGGTGGTTCCTGAGCTGGCACAGGAGCTGCATGTGTGGACGGACAAGCAGGGTCAGTCATGAAGGCACTGTGTAGCCGCCTTGTGGACAAACAAGCCATTGAAAGTAGATTAAGGCtctgaaattgaattgaattgaatgttgCCTGAAACACTGGAAGATGGCAACCAGAAAAGTCAGCTCTTCAGGGTCTAGGGGATTTTGAATGGTCATTGTGAAACTGCCATCCTGCCTTCTACCTTGTCTTCCCTGAAACAGTTGTAACGCTATGTAGCTGatacttttccattttttgtgATCAGCAATGCCTTAACCATCTCGTAATGAAGAGGTGATAGACAATTCTGTCCATTGTTTGAATGAAGTGACTTCCTTGTGTgtaatgttgtttgtttcttcaccAGACCTTTTCAGTAGACTGCAGAACTTTGACAAGCTGCTAGCAGACGTGTACAGGGAGCTGGACTCCAGACACAAGGAGATCCCCGATATCAGCAGTCTACAGAAGGCCATTAAGGTAATTCTCATCAGCAAGCTTTGTTTTTGGAGAATATTTTTTGGGGAGAATAATTGTATCAAGTTATACATTACAGGTGATGTTCCTGAACTTCCCGCAAC contains these protein-coding regions:
- the LOC136430976 gene encoding cytosolic purine 5'-nucleotidase-like isoform X3 → MSSEQLNNVTSPFSQDGLAYKREAPHRLEKLKTLDSVGIKPRVFVNRSLRLDKIKFYGFDMDYTLAVYKSPEYECLAFDAVVKRMVDIGYPEELLKFEYDPSFAVRGLWFDRTHGNLLKVDPYGNILVCVHGFHFMSAAEISELYPNKFIQAQPNDDRIFVLNTLFNLPETYLVACLIDYLTNAPGHVMEKTGVRIGDVFMSYMGIHNDVRAAVDWVHMKGSMKQETVDNMDKYVVKEPKIPMLLHRMREAGAKVFLVTNSDYWYTEKVMTYLFDFPHGPTDSNGYIPNNGPTIKPTGKMKNDAPWRPWKSYFDAIIVDARKPLFFGEGTPLRKVDCETGKLALGSYIGQMQPNTVYCGGNSELLSEIMGAKGKDVLYVGDHIFGDILKSKKSHGWRTFLVVPELAQELHVWTDKQDLFSRLQNFDKLLADVYRELDSRHKEIPDISSLQKAIKQVTHEMDMSYGMMGSLFRSGSRQTYFASQVIRFADLYATSFINLMHYPFSYFFRAPHVLMPHESTVSHSTRFEPESPMATRARAWSVDPDTPGTRGPVSQSATIACVDEMEESTDTPSSPHILRRRTTWTDGLKIRPMLPRQITHTHDEDDDSEESLQSEEDSMPSTSVDATQIAEK
- the LOC136430976 gene encoding cytosolic purine 5'-nucleotidase-like isoform X5 — encoded protein: MSSEQLNNVTSPFSQDGLAYKREAPHRLEKLKTLDSVGIKPRVFVNRSLRLDKIKFYGFDMDYTLAVYKSPEYECLAFDAVVKRMVDIGYPEELLKFEYDPSFAVRGLWFDRTHGNLLKVDPYGNILVCVHGFHFMSAAEISELYPNKFIQAQPNDDRIFVLNTLFNLPETYLVACLIDYLTNAPGHVMEKTGVRIGDVFMSYMGIHNDVRAAVDWVHMKGSMKQETVDNMDKYVVKEPKIPMLLHRMREAGAKVFLVTNSDYWYTEKVMTYLFDFPHGPTNDAPWRPWKSYFDAIIVDARKPLFFGEGTPLRKVDCETGKLALGSYIGQMQPNTVYCGGNSELLSEIMGAKGKDVLYVGDHIFGDILKSKKSHGWRTFLVVPELAQELHVWTDKQDLFSRLQNFDKLLADVYRELDSRHKEIPDISSLQKAIKQVTHEMDMSYGMMGSLFRSGSRQTYFASQVIRFADLYATSFINLMHYPFSYFFRAPHVLMPHESTVSHSTRFEPESPMATRARAWSVDPDTPGTRGPVSQSATIACVDEMEESTDTPSSPHILRRRTTWTDGLKIRPMLPRQITHTHDEDDDSEESLQSEEDSMPSTSVDATQIAEK
- the LOC136430976 gene encoding cytosolic purine 5'-nucleotidase-like isoform X1, which codes for MSSEQLNNVTSPFSQDGLAYKREAPHRLEKLKTLDSVGIKPRVFVNRSLRLDKIKFYGFDMDYTLAVYKSPEYECLAFDAVVKRMVDIGYPEELLKFEYDPSFAVRGLWFDRTHGNLLKVDPYGNILVCVHGFHFMSAAEISELYPNKFIQAQPNDDRIFVLNTLFNLPETYLVACLIDYLTNAPGHVMEKTGVRIGDVFMSYMGIHNDVRAAVDWVHMKGSMKQETVDNMDKYVVKEPKIPMLLHRMREAGAKVFLVTNSDYWYTEKVMTYLFDFPHGPTDSNGYIPNNGPTIKPTGKMKKDCRKVTWKTDLVNRCQNDAPWRPWKSYFDAIIVDARKPLFFGEGTPLRKVDCETGKLALGSYIGQMQPNTVYCGGNSELLSEIMGAKGKDVLYVGDHIFGDILKSKKSHGWRTFLVVPELAQELHVWTDKQDLFSRLQNFDKLLADVYRELDSRHKEIPDISSLQKAIKQVTHEMDMSYGMMGSLFRSGSRQTYFASQVIRFADLYATSFINLMHYPFSYFFRAPHVLMPHESTVSHSTRFEPESPMATRARAWSVDPDTPGTRGPVSQSATIACVDEMEESTDTPSSPHILRRRTTWTDGLKIRPMLPRQITHTHDEDDDSEESLQSEEDSMPSTSVDATQIAEK
- the LOC136430976 gene encoding cytosolic purine 5'-nucleotidase-like isoform X4 yields the protein MSSEQLNNVTSPFSQDGLAYKREAPHRLEKLKTLDSVGIKPRVFVNRSLRLDKIKFYGFDMDYTLAVYKSPEYECLAFDAVVKRMVDIGYPEELLKFEYDPSFAVRGLWFDRTHGNLLKVDPYGNILVCVHGFHFMSAAEISELYPNKFIQAQPNDDRIFVLNTLFNLPETYLVACLIDYLTNAPGHVMEKTGVRIGDVFMSYMGIHNDVRAAVDWVHMKGSMKQETVDNMDKYVVKEPKIPMLLHRMREAGAKVFLVTNSDYWYTEKVMTYLFDFPHGPTDSNGYIPNNGPTIKPTGKMKKDCRKVTWKTDLVNRCQNDAPWRPWKSYFDAIIVDARKPLFFGEGTPLRKVDCETGKLALGSYIGQMQPNTVYCGGNSELLSEIMGAKGKDVLYVGDHIFGDILKSKKSHGWRTFLVVPELAQELHVWTDKQDLFSRLQNFDKLLADVYRELDSRHKEIPDISSLQKAIKQVTHEMDMSYGMMGSLFRSGSRQTYFASQVIRFADLYATSFINLMHYPFSYFFRAPHVLMPHESTVSHSTRFEPESPMATRARAWSVDPDTPGTRGPVSQSATIACVDGLKIRPMLPRQITHTHDEDDDSEESLQSEEDSMPSTSVDATQIAEK
- the LOC136430976 gene encoding cytosolic purine 5'-nucleotidase-like isoform X2; amino-acid sequence: MSSEQLNNVTSPFSQDGLAYKREAPHRVFVNRSLRLDKIKFYGFDMDYTLAVYKSPEYECLAFDAVVKRMVDIGYPEELLKFEYDPSFAVRGLWFDRTHGNLLKVDPYGNILVCVHGFHFMSAAEISELYPNKFIQAQPNDDRIFVLNTLFNLPETYLVACLIDYLTNAPGHVMEKTGVRIGDVFMSYMGIHNDVRAAVDWVHMKGSMKQETVDNMDKYVVKEPKIPMLLHRMREAGAKVFLVTNSDYWYTEKVMTYLFDFPHGPTDSNGYIPNNGPTIKPTGKMKKDCRKVTWKTDLVNRCQNDAPWRPWKSYFDAIIVDARKPLFFGEGTPLRKVDCETGKLALGSYIGQMQPNTVYCGGNSELLSEIMGAKGKDVLYVGDHIFGDILKSKKSHGWRTFLVVPELAQELHVWTDKQDLFSRLQNFDKLLADVYRELDSRHKEIPDISSLQKAIKQVTHEMDMSYGMMGSLFRSGSRQTYFASQVIRFADLYATSFINLMHYPFSYFFRAPHVLMPHESTVSHSTRFEPESPMATRARAWSVDPDTPGTRGPVSQSATIACVDEMEESTDTPSSPHILRRRTTWTDGLKIRPMLPRQITHTHDEDDDSEESLQSEEDSMPSTSVDATQIAEK
- the LOC136430976 gene encoding cytosolic purine 5'-nucleotidase-like isoform X6, coding for MSSEQLNNVTSPFSQDGLAYKREAPHRVFVNRSLRLDKIKFYGFDMDYTLAVYKSPEYECLAFDAVVKRMVDIGYPEELLKFEYDPSFAVRGLWFDRTHGNLLKVDPYGNILVCVHGFHFMSAAEISELYPNKFIQAQPNDDRIFVLNTLFNLPETYLVACLIDYLTNAPGHVMEKTGVRIGDVFMSYMGIHNDVRAAVDWVHMKGSMKQETVDNMDKYVVKEPKIPMLLHRMREAGAKVFLVTNSDYWYTEKVMTYLFDFPHGPTNDAPWRPWKSYFDAIIVDARKPLFFGEGTPLRKVDCETGKLALGSYIGQMQPNTVYCGGNSELLSEIMGAKGKDVLYVGDHIFGDILKSKKSHGWRTFLVVPELAQELHVWTDKQDLFSRLQNFDKLLADVYRELDSRHKEIPDISSLQKAIKQVTHEMDMSYGMMGSLFRSGSRQTYFASQVIRFADLYATSFINLMHYPFSYFFRAPHVLMPHESTVSHSTRFEPESPMATRARAWSVDPDTPGTRGPVSQSATIACVDEMEESTDTPSSPHILRRRTTWTDGLKIRPMLPRQITHTHDEDDDSEESLQSEEDSMPSTSVDATQIAEK
- the LOC136430976 gene encoding cytosolic purine 5'-nucleotidase-like isoform X7, whose amino-acid sequence is MSSEQLNNVTSPFSQDGLAYKREAPHRVFVNRSLRLDKIKFYGFDMDYTLAVYKSPEYECLAFDAVVKRMVDIGYPEELLKFEYDPSFAVRGLWFDRTHGNLLKVDPYGNILVCVHGFHFMSAAEISELYPNKFIQAQPNDDRIFVLNTLFNLPETYLVACLIDYLTNAPGHVMEKTGVRIGDVFMSYMGIHNDVRAAVDWVHMKGSMKQETVDNMDKYVVKEPKIPMLLHRMREAGAKVFLVTNSDYWYTEKVMTYLFDFPHGPTNDAPWRPWKSYFDAIIVDARKPLFFGEGTPLRKVDCETGKLALGSYIGQMQPNTVYCGGNSELLSEIMGAKGKDVLYVGDHIFGDILKSKKSHGWRTFLVVPELAQELHVWTDKQDLFSRLQNFDKLLADVYRELDSRHKEIPDISSLQKAIKQVTHEMDMSYGMMGSLFRSGSRQTYFASQVIRFADLYATSFINLMHYPFSYFFRAPHVLMPHESTVSHSTRFEPESPMATRARAWSVDPDTPGTRGPVSQSATIACVDGLKIRPMLPRQITHTHDEDDDSEESLQSEEDSMPSTSVDATQIAEK